The DNA window TCGTTTTCTGCTTTTATAGTGATGATTGTTAAGTTGACATTTAAAGAGAGGATTTTATTGGGCagattgaattgaaaatatgaCATTTAATCTGTTAAAATAAGCCAATCACTTTATTTCTTTCATGGTTTGTATATATGACTACCTGGAACATATTTCTTACACGTTGATTACAAAGTTTTTAACACATTATACAATAACTTCGTCTTGTTAGATTGAACTATATAAGTAGTGCCTGTTtgctttgcgtcggttgacaatggttttttcggggtgtcaatttcaacttatACCCTCCCCaacaggcactttttatttataatactgaatgtcataattttaaacaaaaatgtactGCTTTTATAGAGGAATGACATGAACTCAGtctatggcgaaccgtacgcgcataatttacgcgcatgtaacaattcgttgtgtaacccgttgccaagtgctttgcgaacgctgagggtaatagaacagaatATCAACtacgtctaaaccaatcagatttcagtatttaacctGAAAAAATGCTATATACgtagagccaccttaaagcaaaaatattataaagaagagtagttgattttaaaaatgtttaccaTAATCCAATTGAAAAGATAAACAGTAATTCCAAATTGAAGAACTTGGTGATAAGAATTAATTGGCCGTTTGAAAAGCAAATATTTAAGCATATAAAGCATAAAGAATATAATTATTACTTGCTTATAAAAATCTCATTGATCATAAAAAATAGATGAAATCTTGTTTATCTCTTTGTACATATATGGGTATACTATAATTATGTTAAGGCAGTGATTGAATTGTATGTGTATTATAAGGCAAGTTGTCTTGCAAGCAGCTCTTATTTTATGTAATTTCCATGTGTAATTATATAGTCTTAAAGACGATTGAGTAGGTGACAtagaaaacaaatatacattttaattcCCCTCAAGACCAATTCGTTTGTGCGTTGGTCACATGCTGCTAAAGGGTTCCATAGATCTATGAGATATAAGGCAGGGATGATGCATCAAAAGCTCACCGGATGTAATGCACCTTTTTCCAATTGTCTTGTCGTTAAAGTGGTTGATGTTCAACTAACTCTCAAGTGGTTGAGAACGATGTTGTGGTCCGAGATCTGGGCCTTTGTCGGATTACATTAACAATTAAGTCTTCCTGTTAAGTTGAATTTCACCCACAGCTTTCGAATTGCAGGAACGATGAGCAGTACATGTGGATTAAGAACGGTGTTATGGTCCGAGATTTGGGTCATTTCCGGATTACATTCACACAACCTTCCGGAAAAAATGTCACTAGTTGTAATTATAGCTGCTGGGGGAGATCTTCTTAGGCATCATCAAAAATGAGTAAAATAATACTGAATATctagaaaatattatattgttgaCCTTTATATACGagggtttataaaaaaaaatacgaagacttttgccATAGCTATGTTATTTAATGCCATATAGCTTCTAAAAGTAGACATACCCggtatttaaataattgaaataaaaaagttaatatattcctttatttttttaagaattatttagaatctaatcatACAAAATGAGGTCACGGTGCACGGTCAAATTTAGTGTTCTGTCAACAATAAGccatattatgttgaaagtaatatctccataaattgggcttaaaaccatATAATATTGAAACCTAAAATTAGGAATTGTCATGATATTCTTTataccaaataatgacgggatatataGATTTGTTAAACAGATATCATTTACTAAAGACATTTAGTCGTCCttaaaattgactaaaaacgttgacgtcgccggacgtcacggcgcaacgaaaaGTATAAACAGTAGGATTTAACTCGAAAAAAAGCTGATAAAAAACCGTGTAACTGCTCAATGGTGGGGAAAATaagctaaaaattattttcacatttGTGTTTAACTCTCACACATTTGTGGGGGTTGTGGTAACTGTATTTTGGACATCAAACAGACCGGACGAGAGTAGAATATCggtaaatattttgtcaaattaaagaataaacaacGTCATCTGACATTAAGGGATTTTCTTACTATAAACGAAGAGATATGCggtaaaaaataagaaaacttcGAGGAACAAACTTATGATTTTCGAACAAATGTGAACAAATTAGACGTCAAGGGATAGAGTGCCGATTTAAATTGTATGTTAATGAGCACAAAAGACTGAGGGTGATAAAAGGATTGGATGTTTCTGAAAACTTTACGTGCGTGTTTtcaacgttaccgtgcgccatggtgacaaaacattttgattttaaaatcggTTAAGTGAAAAAaccttttcatcaaatggaatgGAACTTcgtatttatgaaaaatttacgATAGACAGCCcaattgtcttcgtatttttttttaccctcgTATACTGCCATGGAACATTATTAATGGTCTGAAAAATAGTGAGATGATATTTTATCGCTATATGAATTATTAGGATAACGAATCCCTGGTAATGTTgcattttcatttacattttatttgtcgTTTTATAAGTAATTACATTAACGAATCCGCAAACTAAAATTGTCTTTTATGTCTTTCTTCATATGTTCTTATTATAAGAATTCAACTGAAAATAATTAGATATAAAACTGGTCATTTATTCGAAAAGTGTAGAGCATAAGGGTATAAAACATCGAGTGTCGAGTCAAAGTCATCATATCAGAATATTTCactcaaataaaaaacataaaatgtgttgtgatAACTTTCCTCCAGTTATTAACAATACCTCAGAGAACAATATGTCTACAACAAAGTATTTATAAAGTATCACAGAGTAGTAATGACAAGTAAATTATTATGCAACAAAGTTTTAGGTCATTGGAAGACATAGATATATAAGTATGTATGTGCCACATGTATAAAGCTGTGATATGGGCTGCATTTTGAGcataatatacatatacttttagacatttaaattgttttgaaagCAGAAACTTAAACGCTACCTTAATTAAACTATAAAATCAAGTAccattttaaagcattttttttctctctcatacTTGTTAGCGTAGCATAATTATTCAGAGCGTTCCTACGAATCTGCAAGTTGTTAGTTCGATTCTTACTggagcttgaaaaagatttttactggtatattgaagctctgtaaacaaaaacaggatgGAGAATCTTATTTTGACAATTGTACTTATTTAGGAGAGTTTTACCCGATATCTCTAGTTGATTTACATTCCTTATAACCATTCTCAATAGAAAATATCAGCAAAGTAATTTCAGTTCATACATTTCACGTCATGTTTGGTAAAACAAGGCGTTCTAGCCTAAACATACTTACAGTCTCGTGTCCTTGCAGTTTAACATATCGTTCataaaaaagacaatttttatcgctataatatttaattgaattatgttatttatattATCGGTTAAAAGCCAAAACATTTATGGAATTAAACAACCTGCATAAATTATGTAGACAGGTAATAAAAACCTCACGAATTAAAAATCACATGACATGAGTTTACTTTTGCAATGACAACGTGCTACTCTTATTTAATGCAAAAGATTTTGCTTTAACAATATCCATGCTATTTATCTGGACGGTGTGcgacattttattttatgattgtaTCGTATTTTTCCAATCATGTGATTGGTCGACTACTGTCACCAGGGATGtatagtatatacgtccctgctgTCAGGTGATCATGTTATTAATTCTGTTATAAACCTTTAAATTACTTTACCAATAATagaattcaaaaataataaaccTCTCTatactaaaaaattaaacaaaacacttgttttGGCATGCGTCACAATAGCAAAATTAACGCCAATATATTATGAACCagttattttactttaatattctTCATATGTTGCAGATAATTAGTTTTTActttatcatgataaaataattatagccttttggtattttttaaagaactgaTGAGAGTTTATCAACCTGAGGCTCAGTCCTCGGTCGATATAATGTTATCAGGTATATAGAACCATGTATTGACCTCATCAAAAggctttaaaggggcatggtcacgattttggtaaaaaaaagtatttttttcaattttaatgtttacaatgcttcagcaaGGCATTTTTAACgggcaaccaaaatttaagtgtcatttgttgagttataagcaagtaacagagcttacaattcttcactatgtaaagaaaacttttgtttacaatttgaatgttgaagtgaaaattccagttttagactttAAATGCATGCGTTAGTCgttatgaaatgtttatttatgcttaaaatgaaaaagaagatagacaaatcagcttgaaaaagatttttactggtatattgaagctatgtaaacaaaacaagacaAGATAATGAGCCCTGtgtcttgcttaaaactcatcgacaagcaaccaaattttatttgatccttaaaaatatattcctaaagcattgtaaaaaatgaaaacagaaaaattaaatttgaccaaaatcgtgactataTACCTTATAAATCCTATAAGGTAAACAAGAAATTGTTCGCCCTGTTTTATGTTCGCCCATTCGCCCTCAACAGCGGACGAATAGGTGAATTcagtacaattttttcaattaaaaggaGTGTTTATTTCTAAGTATGTTTGGACTCCAACAGTTTCCAAGTGTAGAATGGTGGGGAAAAAGAATTAGCGAAATTAACACTGTATAGAGTAATCTGAAAGAATAaatcgaattttttttcagtgtatGGAGATTATCATGACgttatgaaatatgaaaacttGATTATgaacgctttttaaaaaagattattgcGGTTTCAGTAAAGGCATCGATAAGAGAAGGGCGGgtataattaagaaaatattgtaCTGCTTATATATTGAGtaacatttgtattgttttcttGTAAATCATAACTACAAGGGTTGCCCAAAGAGTTCGTGGACAATCGCgtttatgtcattttaaatgggtttatatataaatattttacaccgaaaattttgtcataaaattcGGACAGTACGCACTCCCCAgtgaaaaaaatgtctttaGTTCTCAATGAAGGTTTTAggtatgaatacatgtacatttagtaacagtttttataaaacatctcAAATCATTATACTAGTAATCTTCAATGGTGAAGAAGTTAGTATTGTGTATGTCATTTTCATACGTCATTTTAATCTgtaattttagtattttttacttaccctaaaaaaaacccacatgtaCACATGCTGatcaatttatcataaaagtatGCCCACCCTTTCCTAGATCCATGTTATACCAAACCGAAgcaaaacataaatatttttgtcagtTTTTATTTCTTCGGGTATtacaaaatacttttttaaaaatagtaaacAATGTCCTCTTCTCGCCAACTACAGCCTTGACGGCacattcaaaaatgtcattagtTTGAGAAATGTTGGATCTGGAAATTTCATAAAAACCCTTGGCCCCAAAACTGTCCGCCAACTGTTTCCCCTCGCTAGACGACACCACTTCTATGCATCTCTTGATATATTTGTCATTTCGGAGGTCTGTATGCGTGGCTGTAAGAACAATGGGTACGCGTTTTCCCAGATTCTTTCGGAGTTCGGGAATCCAGAAGGTTTTAATTCGGTCGAACGATTGTCTGTCTATCACACTGTAGCATAAGATGATCACTCGGCTTTTTTTGTAAGTCGCGGTACAAAGATTGGAGTACTCGTGCTATAAATAGAATAAAGGAAATGAACATaatacaaatacatttttttaagaaatcattttaaacgtaaaaaagaattaaatgtcTATTTTCTGTGCAATTGTGACCTAAGAAATCTCGTATTTACCTGGCCTGCAGTATCCACGAGGTTGACTTTGTACTTTTTCTTGCCAAGAACGACAGATCCTAAATTATAAGAATGGTAAATTTAAGTAAATCATAAACACAAATATCtaggaaattcattttttatttcttacttCTTgtgtgtttaaaattgaatatatcACTATATCAAATGTATCATAACAAACAAACCTTTGATATTGTCGTAAATTGTTGGCGAATAGATTTCTGGCGGTTTGCACGTGACATAAGATTTCAAAAGGGTAGTTTTTCCAACCATTGTCTCTCCAACAATGCTACATTGAATTCTTCTCCTCATGTTTGATTTTAAGTGAATCTTATGAATTTATTTCTCATTGTTTTCTGCTTTTATAGTGATGATTGTTAAGTTGGCATTTAAAGAGAGGATTTTATTGGGCagattgaattgaaaatatgaCATTTAATCTGTTAAAATAAGCCAATCACTTTATTTCTTTCATGGTTTGTATATGACTACCTGGAACATATTTCTTATACGTTGATTACAAAGTTTTTAACACATTATACAATAACTTCGTCTTGTTAGATTGTACTATATAAGTAGTGCCTGtttgcttcgcgtcggttgacaatggttttttcggggtgtcaatttcaacttatACTCTCCccaacaggcactatttatgtttgttatactttcatgttaaatactgaaatctgattggttaagacgcagttaataatattttctattaccctcagcgttagcaacgcacttagcaacgggtaacattaaaaaatgttacatgcgcaaaaattatgcgcgtacggttcgctgtagaattcacgttattcctatataaaagcagtaaaattttcttaaaaattaagacattcagtataacaaaataaatagtgcctgtttgggaggataggagttgaaattgacacccctcgaaaaccattgtcaacctccgcttcgcgtcggttgacaatggttttctcggggtgtcaatttcaactgttaccctccccaacaggcattttttatttataatactgaatgtcataattttaaacaaaaatgtgctGCTTTTATAGAGGAATGACATGAACTCAGTCTAttgcgaaccgtacgcgcataatttacgcgcatgtaacatttcgttgtgttacccgttgccaagtgcgttgctaacgctgagggtaatagaacagaatATCAACtacgtctaaaccaatcagatttcagtatttaacctGAAAAAATGGTAAATGTATTTGTACAACAGCCTCTCATGCAAATCATGTCGAACAGAATTTAAAACCAAACGTACCCTTGAGGGTTTGCAACATCAACATGTTTCGCTCTTTCTGTATCGAGAAATTTAAATTAGCCAGTACCGGAAATACATGCTTTCAGATTTTCTTTTTTGCGTGTCATCAagaagtggtgtatagagccaccttaaagcaaatatattataaagaagagtagttgattttaaaaatgttaaccataATCCTATTGAAATGATAAACAGTAATCCCAAATTGAAGAACTTGGTGAAAAGAATTAATTGGCCGTTTGAAAAGCAAATATGTCAGCATATAAAGCATAAAGAATATAATTATTACTTGCTTATAAAACTCTTATtgatcataaaaaataaatgaaatcttGATTATCTCTTTGTACACATATGGGTATACTACTAATTATGTTAAGGCAGTGATACAATTGTTTTATAATGCAAGTTGTCTCGATATAAGCTCTTCTTTATATAATCTCCATGTGTAATTCTATACAAATGTAGTCTTAAAGACGATTGAGTAGGTGACATAGAAAACAAATGTACATTTCAATTCCCTTCAAGACGAACTCGTTTGTGCGTTGGTCACATGCTGCTAAAGGGTTCCATAGATCTATGAGTTATACGGCGGGAATGATGCATCAAAAGCTCACCGGATGTAATGCACATTTTTCAATTGTCTTGTCGTTAAAGTGGTTGATGTTCAACTAACTCTCAAGTGGTTGATGTCCAACTAACTCTCAAGTGGTTGAGAACGATGTTGTGGTCCGAGATCTGAGCCTTTGCCGGATTACATTTACACTTAAGTCTTCCGGTTAAGTTGAATTTCACATACAGCTTTCGAATTGCAGGAACGATGAGCAGTTCATGTGGATTAAGAACGATGTTGTGTGGTCCGAGATTTGGGTCATTTCCGGATTACATTAACACAACCTTCCGGAAAAAATGTCACTAGTTGTAATTATAGCTGCTGGGGGAGATCTTCTTAGGCATCATCAAAAATGAGTAAAATAATACTGAATATctagaaaatattatattgttgaCCTTTATATACGAGGGTCCataaaaaatacgaagacttatGCCATAGCTATGTTATTTAACGCCATATAACTTCTAAAAGTGGACATACCCggtatttaaataattgaaataaaaaagttaatatattcctttattttttaagaattatttagaatctaatcctacaaaatgaggtcacggcgcacggtcaaactTAGTGTTCTGTCAACAATAAGccatattatgttgaaagtaatatctccataaattgggcttaaaaccaaataatattgaaacctaaAATTAGGAATTATCATGAataggcgtcggaactgggGGGGCTTAGcacccccacttttttgcaaagttagacctagcCATTAGGGACATAGCATAATAGatggttcagccccccccccccccactttttctcacagcaaagataattgtacctaaatttaccttgaagtGATATGGACactaggaatttcatgatttagtctagcccccccccccccactttcaatttgcttccgacgccagtgtcaTGATATTCTTTATAccaaacaagcattctgagagtattgcataagcaatacacgtcccctaccggttggTATCATTCtttgaaagcttccaagcacacaactatttcagagctattgtaaacgagatgtcatgctttaatcagagataaaagaacagaggaaattaaaactataaagttgatatagaaattaaatactgtacaaaataggtaaaataatactctccATTTCATCTCGTggaatttcgccaagtctattatgtattcgctggtaaaattttgtgaaaacaatgcactgttatgcacaatatcatttcttaccgtcttctgtacccctaatcaaaccaaacagttaaacaggcCAACCCGaaaacgaacccgattgtaataatacaaaaaaaaaccctgccgattaaatttacaacacaatgcttgtcattattttacagaatttatttgtttgttagaaatgataaaaggaatggtacaagtaacgcacgatattattactgactacatactggcctcgtttattcaatacacaccgaacccgataacgaacccgaacattaaaaaatttgaatataaaaaattaattttctcgaaaatatgtcaattagacgctaaaaaagtttaaacttgatctgtagtttgacattttgaagctgttcagcaagtttcatattattcctcaaatgcataaagaaaaaaagtgtggaaaactgaagtgggacagacagatggacggacggacggacggacggactgacggacgcagaggaaagctatagtcccctccggtgaaaccggtaggggactaataatgacgggatatataGATTTGTTAAACAGCCGATAAAAACCGTGTAACTGCTCAATGGTGGGGAAAATaagctaaaaattattttcacatttGTGTTTAACTCTTAGACATTTGTGGGGGTTGTGGTAACTGTATTTTGGACATCAAACAGACCGGACAAGAGTAGAATATCggtaaatattttgtcaaaagcATTAACAACGTCATCTGACATTTAGGGATTTTCTTACTGTAAACGAAGAGACATGCggtaaaaaataagaaaacttcGAGGAACAAACTTATGATTTTCGAACAAATGTGAACAAATTAGACGTCAAGGGATAGAGTGCCGATTTAAATTGTATGTTGAAGAGCACAAAAGACTGAGGGTGATAAAAGGATTggatatttctttaaactataCGTGCGTGTTT is part of the Crassostrea angulata isolate pt1a10 chromosome 3, ASM2561291v2, whole genome shotgun sequence genome and encodes:
- the LOC128178522 gene encoding rho-related protein racD-like, which codes for MRRRIQCSIVGETMVGKTTLLKSYVTCKPPEIYSPTIYDNIKGSVVLGKKKYKVNLVDTAGQHEYSNLCTATYKKSRVIILCYSVIDRQSFDRIKTFWIPELRKNLGKRVPIVLTATHTDLRNDKYIKRCIEVVSSSEGKQLADSFGAKGFYEISRSNISQTNDIFECAVKAVVGEKRTLFTIFKKVFCNTRRNKN